Proteins from one Amycolatopsis endophytica genomic window:
- a CDS encoding YbaB/EbfC family nucleoid-associated protein translates to MDTEQWLADFQRRVDDLRGKSARLQEQLTEASGTASSPDGLVQVTAGPSGALQALHIDEKAMSGTASKLTETIMQTFGKAQAKVAHEVAGALEPLAGGTEMMDVVRSFLPPAPEGDDEETEDEPEAPAAEPPASRTGETAEEDEEDGRPW, encoded by the coding sequence GTGGACACCGAACAGTGGCTCGCGGACTTCCAGCGCCGCGTCGACGATCTGCGCGGCAAAAGCGCGCGGTTGCAGGAACAGCTGACCGAGGCTTCCGGCACGGCCTCCTCCCCGGACGGACTGGTCCAGGTGACGGCGGGCCCGAGCGGCGCGCTGCAGGCTCTGCACATCGACGAGAAAGCGATGTCCGGCACCGCGTCGAAGCTCACCGAGACGATCATGCAGACCTTCGGCAAGGCACAGGCCAAGGTCGCGCACGAGGTCGCGGGCGCGCTGGAACCGCTGGCGGGCGGCACCGAAATGATGGACGTCGTGCGGTCGTTCCTGCCCCCGGCACCGGAGGGCGACGACGAGGAAACCGAGGACGAGCCGGAGGCGCCGGCCGCGGAACCGCCGGCCTCCCGCACGGGCGAAACGGCCGAAGAGGACGAAGAGGACGGTCGACCGTGGTGA
- a CDS encoding GNAT family N-acetyltransferase: protein MTGVLDNPAYAALTGPHSRFARSHGQAVRYDPDVSPWAALPGDADETTWKDMAGLAGPGGLVSLPGPVLPPPPDWPVEFTVTGVQMVAESVETAPDAEAVRLTEADVPDMLALAARTRPGPFLPRTVELGTYLGFRRDGQLIAMAGERMRPPGWTEISAVCTDAQFRGQGLGTRLVLAVAHGIAERGETPFLHAAAANTSAVRLYAALGFRTRRPIDFVGVRVPEDVGPGTTFPPAA from the coding sequence GTGACTGGTGTTCTGGACAATCCCGCATACGCGGCGCTGACCGGGCCGCACTCCCGCTTCGCCCGCTCGCACGGGCAAGCCGTCCGGTACGACCCGGACGTCTCACCGTGGGCGGCGCTTCCCGGCGACGCGGACGAAACCACGTGGAAGGACATGGCCGGACTGGCCGGGCCGGGCGGACTGGTGTCGCTGCCGGGTCCGGTGCTGCCGCCGCCCCCGGACTGGCCGGTGGAGTTCACGGTGACGGGCGTGCAGATGGTGGCGGAGAGCGTCGAGACGGCGCCGGACGCGGAAGCGGTGCGGCTGACCGAAGCCGACGTGCCCGACATGCTCGCGCTCGCCGCGCGGACACGGCCGGGCCCGTTCCTGCCGCGCACCGTCGAACTCGGGACCTACCTCGGCTTCCGCCGCGACGGGCAGCTGATCGCGATGGCCGGGGAACGCATGCGCCCGCCCGGGTGGACCGAGATCAGCGCCGTCTGCACGGACGCGCAGTTCCGCGGGCAGGGCCTGGGCACGCGACTGGTGCTCGCGGTGGCGCACGGCATCGCCGAACGCGGCGAGACACCGTTCCTGCACGCGGCCGCCGCGAACACGAGCGCCGTCCGGCTCTACGCCGCGCTGGGGTTCCGGACACGACGGCCGATCGACTTCGTCGGGGTGCGCGTGCCGGAGGACGTCGGGCCGGGGACGACTTTTCCCCCAGCCGCGTGA
- a CDS encoding STAS domain-containing protein — translation MSHPARNSTGAVSTAAHRGGPRVPAPRAAPTALRLQVFWPVPGVAVLKVAGDVDVATATPLNRALDELTTHRPRVAVVDLTGVGFLGSAGLAALAVASERTDVRVVAPTRQTARPLSVTGLDQRMPVYPSRADALRSC, via the coding sequence ATGAGCCATCCGGCGCGCAACTCCACCGGTGCCGTGAGCACGGCCGCCCATCGCGGCGGACCGCGCGTGCCCGCGCCACGAGCCGCGCCGACGGCCCTGCGCCTGCAGGTCTTCTGGCCCGTTCCCGGGGTCGCCGTCCTCAAGGTCGCCGGCGACGTGGACGTCGCGACCGCCACCCCGCTCAACCGGGCGCTGGACGAGCTGACCACGCACCGGCCGCGGGTGGCGGTCGTCGACCTGACGGGCGTGGGGTTCCTGGGCTCGGCCGGGCTGGCCGCGCTGGCGGTGGCGAGCGAACGCACCGACGTCCGGGTCGTGGCGCCGACCCGCCAGACCGCCCGGCCGCTGTCGGTCACCGGTCTGGACCAGCGGATGCCGGTCTACCCCAGCCGCGCGGACGCGCTCAGGTCCTGCTGA